The proteins below come from a single Fusobacterium nucleatum genomic window:
- a CDS encoding CidA/LrgA family protein: MGQWIIILALALVGQFVSDLISFPIPKTIIASIILFLLLEFKVVKADYFKEALASCKKHLAFLFLPVGVGIMTQLNSRPVMDYIKVLVIMIISTILIMLVTGVLADIIIGAQEKILGGKDKKEGKNE; this comes from the coding sequence ATGGGACAATGGATTATAATTTTAGCACTTGCTCTTGTAGGGCAATTTGTTAGTGACCTTATTTCTTTTCCCATTCCAAAAACAATTATTGCATCTATAATATTATTTTTGCTTTTGGAATTTAAAGTTGTAAAGGCAGATTATTTTAAAGAGGCTTTGGCAAGTTGTAAAAAACATTTAGCTTTTCTTTTTCTTCCTGTTGGAGTAGGAATTATGACACAGTTAAACTCTCGTCCAGTAATGGATTATATTAAAGTGTTAGTTATTATGATAATTAGTACAATCTTGATTATGTTAGTTACAGGAGTGCTAGCTGACATTATCATAGGTGCTCAAGAAAAAATACTAGGAGGTAAAGATAAAAAGGAGGGTAAAAATGAATGA
- a CDS encoding LrgB family protein yields MNDIIQKILFSPFFGIVLSLIAYEIGKYFFSKTKSIFCNPLLIGIILTIVFLMVLNIPFEAYDKGGSIIKIFISPVESVIIGVALYEQFQILKRNWFPILVSTVLGSTFSIIILYILGKVFGLPDDIFRATLPKSVTTAIALDIASKFGWQESLIPMMTVSTGIIGAVIAPVVTKFMKSRVAKGLAMGTASHAVGTAKAIEMGEVEGAMSGLALSLSAISTSFMIPLLINTILKL; encoded by the coding sequence ATGAATGATATAATACAAAAAATTCTTTTTAGCCCATTCTTTGGGATAGTGTTATCTTTAATAGCTTATGAAATTGGAAAGTATTTCTTTTCAAAAACAAAATCTATATTTTGTAATCCTCTTTTAATAGGAATTATATTAACAATAGTATTTTTAATGGTTTTAAATATTCCATTTGAAGCTTATGATAAAGGTGGAAGTATTATAAAAATATTTATAAGTCCTGTTGAAAGTGTTATAATAGGAGTTGCTTTATATGAACAATTCCAAATTTTAAAAAGAAACTGGTTCCCTATTCTTGTTTCAACTGTTTTAGGAAGTACTTTTTCAATTATTATTTTGTATATATTAGGAAAAGTTTTTGGACTTCCTGATGATATTTTCCGTGCAACTTTACCAAAATCAGTAACAACAGCTATTGCACTTGATATTGCTTCAAAGTTTGGTTGGCAAGAATCTTTAATACCTATGATGACAGTATCAACAGGTATCATAGGTGCTGTTATTGCTCCAGTAGTTACTAAATTTATGAAATCTCGAGTAGCTAAAGGTTTAGCAATGGGAACAGCAAGCCATGCTGTTGGAACAGCAAAAGCAATAGAAATGGGAGAAGTAGAAGGAGCAATGAGTGGATTAGCTCTTAGCTTATCTGCAATTTCAACTTCATTTATGATTCCACTTTTAATTAATACAATTTTAAAACTATAA
- a CDS encoding adhesion protein FadA: MKKFILTLFVLSSIGIFANDEIISELKGLNAEYDNLVKEEEARFQKERELSERAAAQNVELEKLKASIEEKLEAAPEERKTKFFKDTFDGLVKDYSKYLSQINEKIAENSEIVSNFEKIQKIR, translated from the coding sequence ATGAAAAAATTTATTTTAACATTATTTGTTTTATCTTCTATTGGGATATTTGCAAATGATGAAATTATCTCTGAGTTAAAAGGACTTAATGCAGAGTATGATAATTTAGTAAAGGAAGAAGAGGCTCGTTTTCAAAAGGAAAGAGAACTTTCAGAAAGAGCAGCAGCTCAAAATGTTGAGCTAGAGAAGTTAAAAGCAAGTATTGAAGAAAAACTTGAAGCAGCTCCAGAAGAAAGAAAAACAAAATTCTTTAAAGATACTTTTGATGGTTTAGTAAAAGATTATTCAAAATATTTAAGTCAAATAAATGAAAAAATAGCTGAAAACAGTGAAATAGTAAGTAATTTTGAAAAAATTCAAAAAATAAGATAG
- a CDS encoding FAD-I family protein, which translates to MKRILLILLSLLMLACTNNNTSVDESKEAQVSRLLKEADKKKEEIKEEVKVEEQVVINDKGEEVAVEEEQIVVEQDKKSHKGMTRGEIMEYEMTRISDEMNALQADVQQYQEKKAQLKAYQEKLEKLEKLNNAGLR; encoded by the coding sequence TTGAAAAGAATATTATTAATACTATTATCTTTATTAATGCTTGCTTGTACTAATAATAATACAAGTGTAGATGAAAGTAAAGAAGCTCAAGTATCAAGGTTGTTAAAGGAAGCAGATAAGAAAAAAGAAGAGATAAAAGAAGAAGTGAAAGTTGAGGAACAGGTAGTTATAAATGATAAAGGTGAAGAAGTAGCAGTTGAAGAAGAACAAATAGTTGTTGAGCAAGATAAGAAATCACATAAAGGAATGACAAGAGGGGAAATAATGGAATATGAAATGACGAGAATTTCAGATGAAATGAATGCCCTACAAGCAGATGTGCAACAGTATCAAGAAAAGAAAGCACAATTAAAAGCATATCAAGAAAAATTAGAAAAATTAGAAAAACTAAATAATGCAGGTCTAAGATAA